The Oryza sativa Japonica Group chromosome 11, ASM3414082v1 DNA window TCCCCTACTGCTTTCAGCTGGCTAATACAGAGGAGTATATTGATGGACAATTCTCTGGAAACCTGGGAGAGATACTGATTAGGTAACTCGACCTATGATCCTGGACCTGATTCATGTGTAGTTATCACTGGTACTTTTGTACTTACAGAGTTACAGTGATAACTGATAACCTGTTGCCTGCTTGCACGCTATCACCCTGTTTTCCAATCTGACTGATAATATGAAGAGATAGTATGATAGATTTAAACAAAAACATTTGAGTCCATGACAAGCAGCAGCCTTTACAACTTTGAAGGGGGAAAAATGTGGATTAACTTGTTATTGTTCTTTGCTTTTAAAGAAATCTTTTGCTGATCAAACTGTTGCACATACCATATTCCTTTGTCCAACGTGTACTTATTTGTTTTGTTCGACCTACAGGTGCAACAATGTTCTGTATCTCCGAGGCGTTCCAGAGGATGCCGAGATAGAGGATGCAGAATGAGATAACCTGGACCTATGCGCAGATCGATTTGTGTAATATGCAGCTGACATGAAcaatttaagtgtcatgtaaaattgatgcaCAGATTCCTTGTTGACCTGGATCTTAACTATGGTCATGATATGGTTATATTAGGCATTGAAACTGATTTCATATTGACTAGTGTCATTGCTCAAATGTGTGAGAGATCATATTTCGTGAGATAATATACCATTTGCCTGTCGAGATGGATGACGAACTGAACATAATAATCGTTAGCCAAATCAGATGAAGTTTATGTAAATTTAGCATCCTGAAAGAATGTTTGCAAATTGACAAGATTTCTTCGTGTATATGAAGATCATAAGTTCATAGAGCCTTCTTGCATCAACTCTTTTACCTGAGGATATTACCATGCTTCTGAGACATTGCACATTTTTCATGTCACTGTGGCATTGTAACTTTGTAGCACAACATAACCAAGAAGTGGATTCTTGTGAATGCAGATCATATGTTCATGGGGAAAATCCAAATAAACCCCTAATCTCCCCCTACAACTTAATTTCATATAAAACACTCTACAAGTCAATTTTCTTTTCAACCTCCTGCCTCTATCTAGGTTTTAGTGATTCTCGTCACACTCCTCAATGATTTCTCAAATCCTATGGACCTTTAACATGGTGAGCGAAGATGCTCCTTATGTTCTCTCTTGTTCGGCATGAGATTTAATACATCCTATCTAATAATATGTGTTTGTCGTCGAGTTTTATCGTTGTACCTTTGGTAAATTAAAGCATGCAAAAGTGAAAACAAAAGAAGCACCTGTGATGGTAAGGGGCAACTTACCTCACCACAATGCACAATGCAGGCCTAAGGTGCATGAGAAATTACCAAAAACTATATATTGGTGGTAAGTCCGAAGAGAATGAACTTGTGGGAAGTGTTTTGTACTAAATTAAGTTGTAAGGGGGAGATTGGAAAGACCAGTGACATGTGGGGAGTTATTTGGATTTTACTTGAGAATATTGCCATGCTTTTGAAAACATTGCACATTTTTCATGTCACTGTGCCACTGTGGCACTGCAGAACAGCATaaccaagaagaggaaaacTGAATACTAGTGTACATCCAAAGCTCAgttcatctttcaatattctttaatttttaatttcaaatttcagttacttctaaattgtattcctatattgactttaaactcttcttcccatgtttttcttaatttcgaattttagttatttgtaaattgtatttttatacggactctaaactctacttttaattttatcacatttattccgaattttagttagtttcaAATTCatgtatggactctatactctacttctaatattccttattttttaattccaaatttcctttttttcttcattgtatttctatatggactctatactttacttctaatattccttattttttaattccgaatttcagttattttctaattgtatttctatatggactctagtcttctcttttaatattccttattttttaattccgaattacagctatttcctaattgtatttctatatggactctagtatcctcttttaatattccttattttttaattccgaatttcagctatttcctaattgtatttctatatgaactctatactctacttctaatattccttatttttaattccgactttcagttatttcctaattgtatttctatatggactctagtctcctcttctaatatttcttattttttaattccgaatttcaactatttctaaattgtatttctatatggactctagtctcctcttctaatgttccttaatttttaattccaaatttcagctatttctaaatgtatttctatatggactctgctttttctttttctccgattaacgtgagaatttctaggccatgagagcgaacgtggaggctcctttttctattcctttaataatataatagatgatTGTGCAATCGTGGCAGATTAATAGTTCATGATTTTCAGATACCTAAAAGCAAACAGGCATATGGAAGCAGACCACATCAAACAACTTTGTTTCTTCGATCTCATGCAAAGAGACAGAATTACATTTCTTCTGTTGAACAAAAGGGATATATATTTATGGATattgctaccacaaggcatgaATCATGAATATGACCTTGTCGTACAGTTTGCTCATGTGCACATCAGCACATACATATGTAACTATCTAGAAGAACCAAGAAAGTATATATTGGAtgcatacaaaaaaaaattgaaggggaTTAATCGCAATGCGCATGCACTTTAGCCGCTAGAGAAGTGTTTACATACATGCATGCCAGATTCTTTAGCTTTATGGATCACTTCTCATTGatgacgacgtcgtcgtcgtcgttaaTCTCTCCATGGAGCTTAGTATCCTTGGAActgaggtggtggaggtgaggCGTACTGGTGCGCCATCACCGGCGGTAAGAGTACAGTAGTGTCGAACGCCGGTGGAGCTTCAGCTTCCATTGCTGGTGGAGGTTTAGATTCCTTTGCAGGTGGAGCTTCAGCTTCCTTTGCTGGTGGCGGCAATGACTCCTGTTTCGGTGGGGGGAGGGAGACCTGCGGAACTGGTGGGGGAAGAGGCTTCACCGCTGGTGGTGGTAGGCTGACTGGTGCTGGTGGGGGAAGAGGCTTCACCGCTGGTGGTGGTAGGCTGACTGGTGCTGGTGGGGGAAGTGACTTCACGACGGGTGGTGGTAGGCTGACCGGTGCTGGTGGGGGAAGCGACTTcaccggtggtggtggtaggcTGACCGGTGCCGGTGGGGGAAGAGACTTCACCGCTGGTGGTGACAAGATCACaggtgctgctggtggtggtgactTCTCTGGAGGTGGTGGCGAGATGACCGGtgcaggtggaggtggagacTTCACAGGTGGGGGTGGCAAGATGACTGgtgcgggaggaggtggagactTCACAGGTGGGGGTGGCGAGATGACcggtgctggtggtggtggagacttcacaggaggaggtggcaagataactggtgctggtggtggtggggacttaactggaggaggtggcgagatGACTGGAGCCGGTGGGGGAGGAGATTTAATTGGAGGAGGCGGCAAGATCACCGGAGCTGGCGGGGGTGGAGACTTCTCCGGAGGTGGCGGTGAGCTCACAGGAACCGGTGGGGGCAAAGGCTTAACTGTTGGAGGCGGCAAGCTCACTGTAGCCGGTGGAGGAAGAGACTTCTCAGTTGGTGGAGATGAAGCCTTGGGGACTGAGGGAGGAGATGATTCCTCAGGAGTTGATGGCGGGTAAGACTTCTCTGGTGTTTCTGGCGGGCTAATTGGTTCATGTGGAGGTGAAGACTTTGCTGGCGGTGGTTCCGAGGTCACTGGCACTTGCGGCGGTGAAGACTTTGTTGGTGGTGGTTCTGAGATAACCGGTGCGTGTGGTGGTGAAGACTTCACTGGTGGAAGTACTGACTCAACTGGAGATGGCGGTGGCTGGGACTTCTCGGCTGGTGGTGGACTTGATTTCACTGGAGATGGAGGCATGTACTCTTCTTCCGATGGTGGAGAACTATTTATTGTTGGTGTGTGTGGTGGTAGTGGCTTTTCTGGAGGTGGAGTTGATTTCGCCGGAGATGGAGGAACGTACTCCTCGTGAGATGGTGGAGAGCTCTTTGGTGTTGGTGACGGTGGTGGTTCTGACTCCTCAGATGGTGGGGATGAGCTCTCCGGAGTATGTGATGGTGGGGACTTCTCTTCTGGAGGTGGAGTTGATTTTGCCGGAGATGGAGGAACGTACTCCTCGTGAGATGGTGGAGAGCTCTTTGGTGTTGGTGTCGGTGGTGGTTCTGACTCCTTAGATGGTGGGGATGAGCTCTCCGGAGTATGTGATGGTGGGGACTTCCCTTCCGGAGGTGGAGAGATCTCCGGTGTTAGCGTTGGTGGAGACTTTGtctctggtggtggtggagacttttcaggtggtggtggtgaactAACATGAGCTTCTGGTGGTGGCGAGGAAGATTTTTCTGGTGGTGGTGAGCTAACATGAGCTTCTGGTGGTGGTGAGGAAGATTTCACTGGGGATGGTGGAGTGCCTTCATGACCCGATGGTGGTGATGGAGATTTTTCCGGAGTTGGCGGAGAACTCTCTTCAGCTGGTGTTGGAGGTGACTTCTCCGAGGGAGGTGGAGAAGTTGGGTGAGCCTCTGATGGTGGTGACTTTTCTGGGGAATGTGGTGGAGGAGACTTCTCTTCTGGTGGCGATGACTTTGGTGGGGAAGGTGTGTATTCCTCTGGAGTTGGAGGTGATGTATGCGAGGTCGGCGGTATAGGAGGAGACTTCTCTTCTGGTGGTGATGACTTTGGTGGGGAAGGTGTGTGGCCCTCCGgagcgggtggtggtggagatgaGGCTTCCGACTCAGGCGTGGGAGGAGACTTCTCAACTGGTGGCGTCGACTTTGGCGGGGAAGGCATGTGGCCCTCTGgagcgggtggtggtggagaggaggatTCCGACTCAGGTGTAGGAGGAGACTTCTCAGTTGGCGGTGTCGACTTTGGCGGGGAAGGTGTGTGGCCCTCTGGagtgggtggtggtggagatgaGGCTTTCGACTCGGGTGTAGGAGGAGATTTCTCAGATGGTGGTGTCGACTCTGGCGGGGAAGGTGTGTGGCCCTCTGgagcgggtggtggtggagatgaGGCTTTCGACTCAGGTGTAGGAGGAGACTTCTCAGCTGGTGGTGTCGATTTTGGCGGGGAAGGTGTGTATTCTTCTGGAGTCGGTGGAGGCGAGGCTTTTGACTCAGGTGTAGGAGGAGACTCCCCAGCAGGTGGTCCCGACTTTGGTGGGGAAGGTGTGTGGCCCTCTGGTACCGGTGGTGGCGAGTGCGAGGCCGTCGGCGTAGGAGGGGACTTCCCTTCAGGTGGTGGCGAGCTCTCTGGAGTTGCAGGTGGGGAGTACTCAGTAGGAGGCTCCGCTTGTGGCGGAGGTGCCTTCTTGCGCTCGGGACTCTTGGGGAGCCAACCCGAACTTGGTGGCGGTGGAGCACCATACTCTGCCGGCGGCGATGTCACTCCCTTGATGGCGGGTGCCGGAGGCGGCGCCATCTTGGCCGGTGACTCTGGGCTGCTTGGTGTCGGCGACGGTGTTGGTTCCTCGGGTGGTTCCTCAGGTGACTCCTCCTCTGGAGGTGGCGGGCCGTGCGACGTCGGGGTGGAAGGCGCGGCCGGTGGTTCCTCGTAAGCCGGCGATTTCTCCGGCGGCCCCACCGGCACCGGGATGAGCGGCGGCTTCTCCGGCGGCTCCGACGGCTTCCCGGGCGTCGGGTGTCCGGGGCAGACGTGCTTGCTGCAGTCGACGGGGCGGGCGAGCACGGGGGCGCACTGCAGCGTCGTCTTCTGCGCCGGTCGGAGCGCGCCGAGGCAGTTGTCCTTGTCGTCGAGGTTGACCTTGCTGCTCTCCGACGGCATGCACGGCGCCGACTCGGAGTTGAAGAAGTTGTAGGCGAAGCTGAAGTTGACGAGCACGGGGAGCTCGCAGATGGACTCGTGGACGATGCCGGTGAAGACGTTCCTGGACACGTCCAGCTGCTCCAGCTTGCTGCAGTTGGAGAGCGAGGTGGGCAGCGTGCCGACGAGGACGTTGCCGCTGATGTCGATGACGTAGGTGTTCTGCAGGTAGCCCATCTCCATGGGCACGCAGCCGTCGAGCTTGTTGTTCATGAAGCTGATCTCGTCGAGCGTTTTGGCCATGCAGCCGATGCTCTTGGGGATGCAGCCGACGAAGGCGTTGTTGGCgaagacgatgacggaggcggtggAGTTGCCGAGGTTGCCCGGGATGTAGCCGACGAATCGGTTGCTGTTGACGAAGATGGCGTCGAGCTCCTTGTCGAACAGCGCCGGCGGCAGCTCGCCCTCGAAGTCGTTGAAGCGGATGTCGAGGTACTTGAGCACGGCCATCTCGAGGCAGACGTGGGGGAAGACGCCGACGAAGCGGTTGTGGCTGACGTCGAACTCGTGCAGCAGCGACAGCCTCGACATGCTCTTGGGGATGATGCCGCAGAAGCGGTTGGTGTTGATGTGGAAGAAGGCGAGGTCGGTGAGGAGGCCGAGCTCCGGCGGGAGGTACCCGGCGATGTCGGCGCCGTTGAGGTCGATGCCGGCGACCACCATGATCTTGGGGTCGTCGATGGCGGCGTAGCAGATGACGCCGTTGTAGGAGCACACGTCGTTGCCCGTCCAGTTGTTGGTGTACCCCTTGGGGTCCGAGTAGAACGCGCGCCGCCACGCCTGGAGCGCGATGTACGCCTTGCGGAGCCGCGGGTTCGGGAAGTCGCCGACGGCGACTCCGACGCGGTCGTCGAAGTC harbors:
- the LOC4351052 gene encoding probable small nuclear ribonucleoprotein F, whose product is MATVPVNPKPFLNNLTGKPVIVKLKWGMEYKGYLVSVDSYMNLQLANTEEYIDGQFSGNLGEILIRCNNVLYLRGVPEDAEIEDAE
- the LOC4351053 gene encoding pollen-specific leucine-rich repeat extensin-like protein 3; translated protein: MDLRLLLAPGGRRAAMALILAVLAACLSSAANVGAVTSAEVSYIAHRQLLAMKEAGVSEEGDLPSDDFDFDDRVGVAVGDFPNPRLRKAYIALQAWRRAFYSDPKGYTNNWTGNDVCSYNGVICYAAIDDPKIMVVAGIDLNGADIAGYLPPELGLLTDLAFFHINTNRFCGIIPKSMSRLSLLHEFDVSHNRFVGVFPHVCLEMAVLKYLDIRFNDFEGELPPALFDKELDAIFVNSNRFVGYIPGNLGNSTASVIVFANNAFVGCIPKSIGCMAKTLDEISFMNNKLDGCVPMEMGYLQNTYVIDISGNVLVGTLPTSLSNCSKLEQLDVSRNVFTGIVHESICELPVLVNFSFAYNFFNSESAPCMPSESSKVNLDDKDNCLGALRPAQKTTLQCAPVLARPVDCSKHVCPGHPTPGKPSEPPEKPPLIPVPVGPPEKSPAYEEPPAAPSTPTSHGPPPPEEESPEEPPEEPTPSPTPSSPESPAKMAPPPAPAIKGVTSPPAEYGAPPPPSSGWLPKSPERKKAPPPQAEPPTEYSPPATPESSPPPEGKSPPTPTASHSPPPVPEGHTPSPPKSGPPAGESPPTPESKASPPPTPEEYTPSPPKSTPPAEKSPPTPESKASSPPPPAPEGHTPSPPESTPPSEKSPPTPESKASSPPPPTPEGHTPSPPKSTPPTEKSPPTPESESSSPPPPAPEGHMPSPPKSTPPVEKSPPTPESEASSPPPPAPEGHTPSPPKSSPPEEKSPPIPPTSHTSPPTPEEYTPSPPKSSPPEEKSPPPHSPEKSPPSEAHPTSPPPSEKSPPTPAEESSPPTPEKSPSPPSGHEGTPPSPVKSSSPPPEAHVSSPPPEKSSSPPPEAHVSSPPPPEKSPPPPETKSPPTLTPEISPPPEGKSPPSHTPESSSPPSKESEPPPTPTPKSSPPSHEEYVPPSPAKSTPPPEEKSPPSHTPESSSPPSEESEPPPSPTPKSSPPSHEEYVPPSPAKSTPPPEKPLPPHTPTINSSPPSEEEYMPPSPVKSSPPPAEKSQPPPSPVESVLPPVKSSPPHAPVISEPPPTKSSPPQVPVTSEPPPAKSSPPHEPISPPETPEKSYPPSTPEESSPPSVPKASSPPTEKSLPPPATVSLPPPTVKPLPPPVPVSSPPPPEKSPPPPAPVILPPPPIKSPPPPAPVISPPPPVKSPPPPAPVILPPPPVKSPPPPAPVISPPPPVKSPPPPAPVILPPPPVKSPPPPAPVISPPPPEKSPPPAAPVILSPPAVKSLPPPAPVSLPPPPVKSLPPPAPVSLPPPVVKSLPPPAPVSLPPPAVKPLPPPAPVSLPPPAVKPLPPPVPQVSLPPPKQESLPPPAKEAEAPPAKESKPPPAMEAEAPPAFDTTVLLPPVMAHQYASPPPPQFQGY